The Candidatus Brocadiaceae bacterium nucleotide sequence CGGCGCCCAGACGGGCGTTCGCCAGGGCCAGCCCGGCCAGGAAGCTGCCCTCGGACATGGCCGCCCGCGCGTCGTGGTCCTGCCCGTCGCGCCAGACGGCGAGCAGGTTGCCCGAGGTCAGCCGAACCGACGCCAGGGCCAGCGCATCCGTGGTGGGGATGGCGTGCACCGACAGGTAGGACTCGATGCCCTGCACCAGCGCGTCCATTCCCGCGGCGGCCGTGGCGCCGGGCGGGCAGGCCAGCGTCAGATCGGGGTCCACGATGGCCACGGTCGGCAGCACGCCTGCGCCGCGGATGCTCTGCTTGAGCCGCGCCCCGGGGGCGGTCAGCACGCCGTTGGGGGTCGCCTCGGCGCCGGTGCCCGACGTCGTCGGAATGGCCACGTGGGGCAGCCCGCGGGACTCGATCGACTGGGTGTGGAACTGCGCGGTCGGCGCCTCCTCGCCGGCCAGGGCGGCGGCCACTTTGCCGACGTCCAGTGCGCTGCCGCCCCCCGCCTCGACCACCAGGTCGCATTCGGACTCGCGGATGGCCGCCCGGGCGGCGTCCACCGTGCCGACGTCGGGCTCCGGCCGCACCTCCTCGAAGGTCGTCACGGCCACGCCCGCCTCCTGCAGGAGCGTCGTGAGCCGCTCGGTGATCCCCGCCCGACGCAGCCCGTGCCGGCCCGTGACCAGCAGGGCCCGGCGGCCGAGCCGCGCCGC carries:
- a CDS encoding iron-containing alcohol dehydrogenase, translating into MGHALKLKFPSACHVGPGAVRALGEEAARLGRRALLVTGRHGLRRAGITERLTTLLQEAGVAVTTFEEVRPEPDVGTVDAARAAIRESECDLVVEAGGGSALDVGKVAAALAGEEAPTAQFHTQSIESRGLPHVAIPTTSGTGAEATPNGVLTAPGARLKQSIRGAGVLPTVAIVDPDLTLACPPGATAAAGMDALVQGIESYLSVHAIPTTDALALASVRLTSGNLLAVWRDGQDHDARAAMSEGSFLAGLALANARLGAVHGIAHPLGLCLGLPHGVVCGALMPPVLRRNRAAAGAKYEALREAMGGEPVRVLESLLDGLSLPRRLGARPKGEWERIIVDYAVRSGSSRANPVAVSESFVLAVLDEVCV